In the Candidatus Binataceae bacterium genome, one interval contains:
- a CDS encoding zf-TFIIB domain-containing protein: MSDQKDRMGEKFKDVEAAREDQWARKRDAELLERMRERLNAMLCPYCKASLGAETEGGVDMLKCPNDHGAWVGKKTLERLLAARK; this comes from the coding sequence GTGAGCGATCAAAAAGATCGGATGGGGGAGAAGTTCAAAGACGTCGAAGCGGCGCGTGAGGATCAATGGGCGCGCAAGCGCGATGCGGAATTGCTGGAGAGGATGCGCGAGCGGCTCAACGCGATGCTGTGTCCGTACTGCAAGGCCTCGTTGGGAGCGGAAACCGAGGGCGGAGTCGACATGCTCAAGTGCCCCAACGATCATGGGGCGTGGGTTGGCAAGAAGACCCTGGAGCGCTTGCTCGCGGCCCGAAAGTGA
- a CDS encoding FmdB family zinc ribbon protein, producing MPIFEYECAGCERISSHVVLNTRRRERRVCPACGGARLRRVMSSFAVVESESSRLSNFDTSTPRDESFYKDSRNVGMWAKKRARQMGVDLGDKFESTVEKARSGKLIKDMT from the coding sequence ATGCCCATCTTCGAGTATGAATGTGCCGGGTGCGAGCGAATCAGCTCGCATGTCGTCCTGAATACCAGGCGTCGCGAGCGGCGGGTATGTCCCGCGTGCGGAGGCGCGCGCCTCAGACGCGTGATGTCGTCGTTCGCAGTGGTCGAGAGCGAAAGTTCGCGTCTTTCGAACTTCGACACGTCGACGCCGCGCGATGAATCGTTCTACAAGGATTCGCGCAACGTCGGGATGTGGGCGAAGAAGCGCGCGAGGCAGATGGGCGTCGACCTTGGCGACAAGTTCGAATCGACGGTCGAGAAGGCGCGCAGCGGCAAGCTGATCAAGGACATGACATAG
- a CDS encoding DsbA family protein, whose amino-acid sequence MNEASTRFDPLLSTAPLIVYIDFKSPYAYLAKDPTLALGDELGIEIDWRPFTLDIPSYLGSAKLDKQGRVAESQRTDTQWKMVKGAYSDVRRYGSLRQAVVRGTIKIWDSSLAGIAMLFAKQQGITVLRSYMGITYERFWKRELDIEDIAVLEGVLAEAGASIAGFREYASGPGRQLHDEIQRKAFDAGIFGVPTYLVDNEMYFGREHLPRIRWILTGRRGAPPDIAYEGGAPMPRATAINTALTFAFDFASPRSYLAMKPTCALADQLGIEVDWQPLVTEAPKKPKPATSADNRGLRHRAIRAQYMERDLARYMADRGITLRNPSKHANSTAAAIALLWLNREAKHLARKFTELTFERYWRGELDIENESAIGRSLEEIGAPTDDYETFLRSEGRAALDETRARLNDAGLIDVPTYLVRDEAFFGREHLPLIRNRLLTSG is encoded by the coding sequence ATGAATGAAGCATCGACGCGATTTGACCCACTTTTGTCCACCGCTCCGCTGATCGTCTATATCGATTTCAAAAGTCCCTACGCCTATCTCGCGAAAGATCCGACCCTGGCGCTCGGCGACGAACTCGGTATCGAAATCGACTGGCGTCCGTTCACGCTCGATATCCCGAGCTACCTGGGCTCGGCGAAACTCGACAAACAAGGGCGCGTCGCGGAGAGCCAGCGCACCGATACGCAATGGAAGATGGTGAAGGGCGCTTACTCTGACGTTCGCCGCTACGGCTCGCTGCGCCAGGCGGTCGTGCGCGGCACGATCAAGATCTGGGATTCGTCGCTCGCTGGAATCGCGATGCTGTTCGCTAAGCAGCAGGGAATCACCGTACTGCGGAGTTACATGGGCATCACGTACGAACGCTTCTGGAAACGCGAGCTCGACATCGAGGACATCGCGGTGCTCGAGGGCGTGCTCGCCGAGGCCGGCGCGAGCATCGCAGGTTTTCGCGAGTACGCGTCGGGCCCGGGTCGCCAGCTGCATGACGAGATTCAGCGCAAGGCGTTCGACGCGGGAATCTTTGGCGTCCCGACTTACCTCGTCGACAATGAGATGTACTTCGGCCGCGAGCATCTGCCGCGCATCAGGTGGATACTCACCGGCCGTCGCGGCGCGCCGCCGGATATTGCGTATGAGGGTGGCGCGCCGATGCCGCGAGCCACGGCGATCAACACCGCGCTCACATTTGCATTCGATTTTGCGAGCCCTCGTTCATATCTCGCCATGAAGCCAACCTGCGCGCTGGCCGACCAACTCGGCATCGAAGTCGATTGGCAGCCGCTCGTAACCGAAGCGCCGAAAAAGCCCAAGCCCGCGACCAGCGCCGACAATCGCGGCCTGCGCCATCGCGCGATTCGCGCGCAATACATGGAGCGCGACCTCGCGCGGTACATGGCCGATCGCGGCATCACGCTGAGGAATCCCAGCAAGCACGCAAACTCGACCGCGGCGGCGATCGCGCTCTTGTGGCTGAATCGCGAGGCAAAACACCTCGCGAGAAAGTTCACCGAGTTGACGTTCGAGCGTTACTGGCGAGGCGAACTCGACATAGAAAACGAGTCGGCCATCGGCCGCTCGCTCGAAGAGATCGGCGCGCCGACAGACGACTACGAGACATTCCTCAGATCCGAAGGCCGTGCCGCGCTCGATGAAACGCGCGCAAGACTGAACGACGCCGGCCTGATCGACGTGCCGACCTACCTGGTACGGGACGAAGCATTCTTCGGTCGCGAGCACTTGCCGCTGATTCGCAACAGATTGCTGACTAGCGGCTAG